One stretch of Oryzias latipes chromosome 7, ASM223467v1 DNA includes these proteins:
- the tmem240 gene encoding transmembrane protein 240: protein MHMITTTMIFMILGASVVMAIACLMDMNALLDRFHNYILPHLRGEDRVCHCNCGRHHVHYVIPYDGDHSLVDSSENYFVSDSVTKQEMDLMLGLLLGFCISWLLLWLDGVLHCAVRAWRASRYYDTPSWSWLPQFCNLRDLRRRAQLRQLEESSGNMVHIKQKLYHNGHPSPRHL from the exons ATGCATATGATCACAACCACCATGATTTTTATGATTCTGGGTGCCTCCGTTGTAATG GCGATAGCCTGCTTGATGGACATGAACGCGCTGCTGGACCGCTTCCACAACTACATCCTACCGCACCTACGGGGGGAGGACCGCGTCTGCCACTGCAACTGTGGAAG GCATCATGTCCACTATGTAATCCCATATGATGGGGACCATTCCCTGGTGGACTCTTCGGAGAACTACTTTGTGAGTGACAGCGTGACCAAGCAGGAGATGGACTTGATGCTGGGGCTGCTGTTGGGCTTCTGCATCAGCTGGCTGCTGCTGTGGCTGGACGGGGTTCTGCACTGCGCCGTCCGGGCCTGGAGGGCGAGCCGCTACTACG ATactccgtcctggtcgtggctGCCACAGTTCTGCAACCTTCGAGACCTCCGGCGCCGAGCCCAGCTCAGGCAGCTGGAGGAGTCCAGTGGAAACATGGTCCACATCAAGCAGAAGCTGTACCACAACGGCCACCCCAGCCCTCGGCACCTCTGA